In Taeniopygia guttata chromosome Z, bTaeGut7.mat, whole genome shotgun sequence, the sequence GTGCGAGGCGCTGCCGCCGGGCAGAGCGGGGTCGGGGAGCAGCCAGCGGCGCTCTCCTCCACCCGCGCTCACCTGAGCGCCCgagcccccggcccggctctggCTGACGCGCCCGCCGAGCTCCGCTCCCAGCCCGCCGGAGGGGGTGTGTCCGCCCGGCCCAGCGGCGCACCTCACCCCGGCCCAGGAAgacgccgccgccgccccctcccGAGCCGAGCCGCCAGCCCCCGCATCCCGTCCCCGCAGCCAAGCAGAGCTCTCCGCCAACTCCGCGTTCCAGGCCGCGGGTTCCGACGGCAGGAGCGGCGAGAGCGGCACGGACGCGGACTGCGCTGCCCTCGCCGAGTTCTCACACGGCGCAGCCGGGTCCGCCTACAGCGGCAGGAAACCCGAATCTCGCCGCCCTTGTGCTTCCCTCGCCGACGCGCCGAGCGAACTCGGTGACTCCTGCCGCCATCCTCCCCTCCCAGCCGCGCCGGACACGCCAAGTTCGCTCCGCTCCCCGGCATCTACCCCGGCCCTCGCTgcccgccggggccgggccggttCCCGGCCGGCGCAGGTGGGCGGCGGGCAGGGCGCGGCGGGAGGcgctgccgcagccccgcccggggcggCCGGCAGCTCCCGCCGGACAAGGGTCACCGCTGAGAgcagggggaaagaaagggggGCGTGAAGGAGGGAAAGCTGTGAGCCAGCCCCGAAGCCAGAGCGGCGCGGCAGGCGGGGGGGCGCGCGGGGATGCTGGGCGCGCCGCTGGCCGGGTTCATCCGAGGACAAGCGCTCGCTCCCGCCCCCTTCCCTCCGCCACCGCTGACCTGTGTGCACCCTGTAGTGCGCCTTGAGGTGGGAAGACTTGCCGTAGACCTTGCCGCAGCCGCTGTAGGGGCACTTGTGCCGCTTCTCGGCCGCCAGCTTCCCCTTaggggcggccccggcggcgcgCAGGCgggggggcggccccggcggggggctgcggggag encodes:
- the KLF9 gene encoding Krueppel-like factor 9 isoform X1 — translated: MSAVAYVDFVAAQCLVSISNRSAVPEAARLKVPGEGEAARELRDPRDAWKDYCALLAIAKSLLELNKYRPLPAPSVCSDSVESPDEDAGSDSDAATEQGSSPPRSPPPGPPPRLRAAGAAPKGKLAAEKRHKCPYSGCGKVYGKSSHLKAHYRVHTAVTLVRRELPAAPGGAAAAPPAAPCPPPTCAGREPARPRRAARAGVDAGERSELGVSGAAGRGGWRQESPSSLGASAREAQGRRDSGFLPL